Proteins from one Sphingomonas sp. HF-S4 genomic window:
- a CDS encoding TolC family protein, producing MYRVIAAVLAAAACTQPVQAQTSPPPAAEPTGETLTLDRALELAGATAPGVEAATAGVRAAEAQRRAAGLRPNPSINVEAENVIGTGPYSGLSSAETTVGMSLPLELGGKRSARIGVADAQTARARLEVITAQADLRLKVTQAFVEAAAAERRLGVARDQRDIANEGLRGARVRVRAGRASPLEEQRADVQRINAETALEQAERATTLARGNLARLIGREPGQLGLPWFERTDGVGPRMPKSADGTLALALAQADIATADAQVRLARSQRVPDLTLSAGARRLEATNDVAAVFGVSVPLPLFNNGRANLDAARAQRDQAEALRRGAVLDAQQAIASAETEVANAEANARTAAGPALAAAQEAARIARIGYREGKFGQLDLLEAERTLAQTRAAAIDALAAYHDAQARLERLTARVPSITEDRP from the coding sequence ATGTATCGTGTCATCGCGGCCGTCCTGGCCGCAGCGGCCTGCACGCAACCCGTGCAGGCGCAGACCAGTCCGCCACCCGCTGCCGAGCCGACGGGCGAGACCCTCACGCTCGACCGGGCGCTCGAGCTCGCCGGTGCCACGGCGCCCGGGGTCGAGGCAGCAACCGCCGGCGTGCGCGCCGCCGAGGCCCAGCGCCGGGCGGCCGGACTGCGCCCGAACCCGTCAATCAACGTGGAAGCCGAGAACGTCATCGGCACCGGGCCCTATAGCGGCCTCAGCTCGGCCGAAACGACGGTCGGCATGTCCTTGCCGCTTGAGCTCGGCGGCAAGCGCTCGGCGCGGATCGGTGTGGCGGACGCCCAGACCGCCCGTGCCCGGCTGGAAGTGATTACCGCCCAGGCCGACCTTCGGTTGAAGGTCACGCAGGCGTTCGTCGAGGCGGCAGCGGCCGAGCGGCGGCTCGGGGTTGCCCGCGATCAGCGCGACATCGCGAACGAGGGCCTGCGCGGTGCCCGGGTGCGGGTGCGGGCCGGGCGCGCTTCTCCGCTCGAGGAGCAGCGCGCCGACGTCCAGCGCATCAACGCCGAAACCGCGCTCGAACAGGCAGAGCGCGCCACCACGCTCGCCCGCGGGAACCTTGCACGCTTGATCGGCCGGGAACCTGGCCAGCTGGGCCTGCCATGGTTCGAGCGAACCGATGGGGTCGGGCCGAGAATGCCGAAGAGCGCCGACGGCACCCTCGCGCTCGCGCTTGCCCAGGCCGATATCGCCACGGCGGACGCGCAGGTGCGCCTCGCGCGCAGTCAGCGCGTCCCGGACCTGACGCTCAGTGCGGGCGCGCGGCGGCTCGAGGCGACCAATGATGTCGCGGCAGTGTTCGGGGTGAGCGTACCGCTGCCCCTGTTCAACAACGGCCGCGCAAATCTCGATGCGGCGCGCGCGCAGCGCGATCAGGCAGAGGCGCTGCGACGCGGCGCGGTTCTTGATGCCCAGCAGGCGATCGCGTCCGCCGAGACCGAAGTCGCCAACGCCGAAGCCAACGCGCGAACCGCTGCGGGGCCGGCGCTCGCCGCCGCGCAGGAGGCGGCACGCATCGCCCGGATCGGCTATCGCGAAGGCAAGTTCGGCCAGCTCGACCTGCTTGAGGCTGAGCGCACGCTTGCCCAGACCCGCGCCGCGGCAATCGACGCGCTCGCTGCCTATCACGATGCACAGGCCCGCCTGGAGCGGCTCACCGCCCGCGTGCCCTCAATCACGGAAGATCGCCCATGA
- a CDS encoding DUF3703 domain-containing protein gives MMRKSAADSNLHGLADAELERHRWAASVGDVGSAWWALERAHIVSQSDLLLHLRVHVIMLVYALRTADLREAGGQLLRLALAPLGTLSGRTPIGNSGRARVDPFAPMPIPGDLRRALEEAGG, from the coding sequence ATGATGCGCAAGTCTGCCGCCGATTCGAACCTTCACGGCCTCGCCGACGCCGAACTCGAGCGTCATCGCTGGGCCGCCTCGGTCGGCGATGTCGGCAGCGCCTGGTGGGCACTGGAGCGGGCGCATATCGTCTCCCAGTCCGACCTGCTCCTGCATCTGAGGGTCCATGTGATCATGCTGGTTTATGCGCTCCGCACGGCGGACCTGCGCGAGGCCGGCGGTCAGCTGCTGCGGCTGGCTCTCGCACCGCTGGGCACGCTCAGCGGCCGAACCCCTATCGGCAATAGCGGCCGTGCGCGCGTAGATCCGTTCGCGCCGATGCCGATTCCCGGCGATTTGCGGCGCGCGCTCGAGGAGGCTGGCGGATGA
- a CDS encoding cation transporter gives MACNSCASAKPDANNSPSWRRALWIALAVNAAMFVAEMAAGVAGGSKALQADALDFLGDAANYAISLGVAGMVLAWRARAALLKGATLAILGIYVLASSLWAVWHGRTPDAEMMGLVGVAALVANAGVALMLYRFRSGDANMRSVWICSRNDAIGNVAVVLAAAGVFGTGTAWPDLIVAAIMALLGISGGVQIIRQARRELAGERGARDNRLAGAA, from the coding sequence ATGGCCTGCAACAGCTGTGCGTCGGCAAAGCCCGACGCTAACAATAGTCCGAGCTGGCGGCGTGCGCTGTGGATCGCGCTTGCCGTCAATGCCGCGATGTTCGTGGCAGAGATGGCCGCTGGCGTGGCGGGCGGCTCCAAGGCGCTCCAGGCGGACGCGCTCGACTTTCTTGGCGATGCCGCGAACTATGCGATCAGCCTCGGTGTCGCCGGAATGGTGCTCGCGTGGCGCGCGCGCGCGGCGCTGCTCAAGGGCGCGACGCTGGCGATCCTCGGTATCTATGTGCTGGCGAGCAGCCTGTGGGCGGTCTGGCACGGGCGCACCCCCGACGCCGAGATGATGGGCCTAGTCGGCGTGGCTGCGCTGGTCGCGAACGCCGGCGTCGCCCTGATGCTCTACCGCTTCCGCTCAGGCGACGCGAACATGCGGTCGGTCTGGATCTGCTCGCGCAACGACGCGATCGGCAATGTCGCGGTCGTGCTCGCCGCGGCAGGCGTGTTCGGGACCGGCACCGCCTGGCCCGACCTGATCGTCGCAGCCATCATGGCGCTTCTCGGCATCTCGGGCGGCGTTCAGATCATCCGCCAGGCCAGACGCGAACTCGCCGGCGAGCGCGGCGCCCGCGACAACCGGCTGGCCGGAGCGGCATGA
- a CDS encoding MerR family transcriptional regulator: protein MQIGELARSTATKVETIRFYEKIGLLAAPARTEGNYRDYGQPHLARLSFVRRARDLGFTLDQVRALLALSDERDRSCGAVDAVAREHLAEIDRKIADLRALRRELDDLIGQCSQGSISTCRIIEALGPAEAT from the coding sequence ATGCAGATTGGCGAACTCGCACGATCGACCGCGACCAAGGTCGAGACGATCCGCTTCTATGAGAAGATCGGATTGCTTGCGGCACCGGCGAGGACCGAAGGCAATTATCGCGACTATGGCCAACCACATTTGGCGCGGCTTTCGTTCGTCCGCCGGGCGCGCGACCTCGGTTTCACGCTCGACCAGGTGCGCGCGCTCCTGGCACTCTCGGACGAGCGCGACCGATCCTGCGGCGCGGTCGATGCCGTGGCGCGCGAGCATCTCGCCGAGATCGACCGCAAGATCGCCGACCTGCGCGCGCTGCGCCGCGAACTCGACGACCTGATCGGCCAGTGCTCGCAGGGGTCAATCTCGACCTGCCGAATCATCGAAGCGCTCGGTCCGGCCGAGGCGACTTGA
- a CDS encoding class I SAM-dependent methyltransferase, with translation MGEQNYTPPLGTGDTQDYDRAIRIWTRERRWRSALLQATTPVAGETIVDFGCGTGTFAVMLKAAQPEVRIIGIDPDEEALAIARAKAEAARVGVEWRQGFAADLEAGTADAAVSSLVFHQMPVVEKARAFAALFQVLRPGGRLLIADYGRQRGLMRLLFRATIQRLDGVADTQPNADGILPDLIRDAGFVDVCEIDRVHTVTGTIMLLGAKRPA, from the coding sequence GTGGGCGAACAGAACTATACGCCGCCGCTCGGAACCGGTGACACCCAGGACTATGATCGCGCAATCCGCATCTGGACGCGCGAGCGGCGGTGGCGAAGCGCGCTTCTGCAGGCGACCACACCCGTGGCGGGCGAGACGATCGTCGATTTCGGCTGCGGCACCGGCACCTTCGCCGTGATGCTGAAAGCGGCCCAGCCCGAGGTGCGCATCATCGGCATCGATCCGGACGAGGAAGCGCTGGCGATCGCCCGCGCCAAGGCCGAAGCGGCGCGCGTCGGGGTGGAATGGCGCCAAGGCTTCGCCGCCGACCTCGAAGCCGGCACTGCCGACGCGGCCGTGTCCAGCCTCGTTTTCCACCAGATGCCGGTCGTGGAGAAGGCGCGCGCCTTTGCTGCGCTCTTCCAGGTCCTGCGGCCTGGCGGGCGGCTCCTCATCGCAGATTATGGACGCCAGCGCGGCTTGATGCGGCTGCTATTCCGAGCAACCATCCAGCGGCTCGACGGCGTCGCCGACACCCAGCCGAATGCCGACGGCATCTTGCCGGACCTTATCCGTGACGCGGGCTTTGTCGACGTTTGCGAGATCGACCGCGTGCACACGGTGACGGGCACGATCATGCTATTGGGAGCCAAGCGGCCCGCCTGA
- a CDS encoding MAPEG family protein codes for MDVEVEQRLVRREAVLAFGLTMAVCGVSLLLLPRLIELPVEIAPRLALAIQTSVPHLLCVLVAIQLVSSGRYHSAADIAGAAAGPPSPQLAVKVAFLQNTLEQAFVGICAQLVLASVAGGAVLALLIASAILFPVGRVLFYRGYAGGAGSRALGMALTALPSLVCLGAAGVVTMGELFSG; via the coding sequence ATGGACGTAGAGGTGGAGCAACGGCTGGTGCGGCGGGAAGCCGTGCTGGCGTTCGGCCTGACGATGGCGGTCTGCGGGGTATCGCTGCTGCTGTTGCCGCGCCTGATCGAACTGCCCGTCGAGATCGCGCCTAGGCTGGCGCTCGCCATTCAGACCAGCGTCCCCCATCTGCTGTGCGTTCTCGTCGCTATCCAGCTCGTGTCCAGCGGCAGGTATCACTCGGCGGCCGACATCGCAGGCGCGGCGGCAGGTCCGCCAAGCCCGCAGCTCGCGGTCAAGGTGGCGTTTCTGCAGAACACCCTCGAGCAGGCATTTGTCGGCATATGTGCGCAGCTCGTGCTGGCCTCTGTTGCGGGCGGAGCCGTCCTCGCGCTGTTGATCGCCTCTGCGATTCTATTTCCGGTCGGCCGCGTGCTTTTCTACCGCGGATATGCAGGTGGCGCGGGATCGCGCGCGCTGGGCATGGCGCTGACCGCGCTCCCCTCGCTCGTTTGCCTTGGTGCCGCAGGCGTCGTGACCATGGGCGAGTTATTCAGCGGGTGA
- the arsH gene encoding arsenical resistance protein ArsH has product MRRLRSLVDPDHMPALDPAFVHKRLGLGLGDDQPPPRILLLYGSLRQRSFSRLAVEEAARLLQLFGAETRIFDPGDLPLPDQVQGDDHPAVHELREHALWSEGQVWCSPERHGQITGIMKAQVDHLPLEMKGMRPTQGRTLAVMQVSGGSQSFNAVNTLRLLGRWMRMFTIPNQSSVAMAYKEFDEAGRMKPSSYYDRIVDVMEELVRFTILMRPHREQLVDRYSERKAGNKPTHDVEDHSAIAIRPDARLQSAGRNVASPAE; this is encoded by the coding sequence ATGAGGCGCCTCCGCTCACTGGTCGATCCAGACCATATGCCGGCGCTCGATCCGGCGTTCGTGCACAAGCGCCTGGGCCTCGGACTTGGCGACGATCAGCCGCCGCCGCGGATCCTGCTGCTCTACGGATCGCTTCGGCAGCGCTCCTTCTCGCGACTTGCGGTCGAAGAGGCGGCGCGATTGCTCCAGCTTTTCGGTGCCGAGACGCGCATCTTCGATCCAGGCGACCTGCCGCTCCCGGACCAGGTGCAGGGTGACGACCATCCCGCCGTCCACGAACTGCGCGAGCATGCATTGTGGTCCGAAGGCCAGGTCTGGTGCAGCCCGGAGCGGCACGGCCAGATCACGGGCATTATGAAGGCGCAGGTCGATCACCTGCCGCTCGAGATGAAGGGCATGCGCCCGACCCAGGGTCGCACGCTCGCGGTGATGCAGGTGTCGGGCGGATCGCAATCGTTCAACGCCGTCAACACGCTGCGCCTGCTCGGCCGCTGGATGCGGATGTTCACGATCCCGAACCAGTCGTCGGTCGCGATGGCCTACAAGGAGTTCGATGAAGCGGGCCGGATGAAGCCCTCCAGCTATTACGATCGCATCGTCGACGTGATGGAGGAGCTGGTTCGCTTCACCATCCTGATGCGTCCGCATCGCGAACAGCTGGTCGACCGTTATTCGGAGCGAAAGGCTGGGAACAAGCCGACGCATGACGTTGAGGATCACTCGGCAATCGCCATCCGTCCCGACGCGCGGCTGCAATCCGCCGGCCGGAATGTCGCCTCACCCGCTGAATAA
- a CDS encoding YnfA family protein — protein MTPLAYIGAALAEIAGCFAFWAWLRLGHSPWWVVPGIMSLALFAWMLTLVDSEAAGRAYAAYGGVYICASLGWLWAIEGLRPDRWDVAGAAICLLGAGIILFGPRAA, from the coding sequence ATGACTCCGCTGGCCTATATTGGCGCTGCGCTCGCCGAGATCGCCGGCTGCTTCGCCTTCTGGGCATGGCTGCGGCTGGGACATTCGCCATGGTGGGTCGTGCCCGGCATAATGTCGCTTGCACTATTCGCCTGGATGCTGACGCTGGTGGACAGCGAGGCAGCCGGCCGCGCCTATGCGGCCTATGGCGGCGTCTATATTTGCGCCTCGCTGGGATGGTTATGGGCGATCGAAGGCCTGCGGCCCGACCGCTGGGACGTGGCCGGTGCCGCAATTTGCCTCCTTGGGGCCGGCATCATCCTGTTCGGGCCGAGAGCGGCATGA
- the arsB gene encoding ACR3 family arsenite efflux transporter: protein MSLFERYLSLFVALCIVIGIALGHVLPGAFAAIAAAEVARVNLVVAALIWLMIIPMLLKIDFGALGSVRQHWKGVGVTLFVNWAVKPFSMALLGTVFIGWLFAPLLPEGQASSYIAGLILLAAAPCTAMVFVWSNLCDGEPTYTLSQVALNDLLMIFLFAPLVALLLGVASVTVPWDTLLLSVVLYIVVPVIVAQLVRAAVLASGGQLALDRLLGRLGPASLVALLATLILLFGFQGEQIVRQPLVIALLAVPILIQVYFNAGIAYWLSRRFGVAWCVAAPAALIGASNFFELAVAAAISLFGLHSGAALATVVGVLVEVPVMLSVVAIVKRTRPWYEAA, encoded by the coding sequence ATGAGCCTGTTCGAGCGCTATCTCAGCCTGTTTGTCGCGCTGTGCATCGTGATCGGCATCGCGCTCGGTCACGTCCTGCCCGGCGCGTTCGCGGCGATCGCGGCGGCGGAGGTCGCTCGCGTCAACCTCGTCGTGGCGGCGCTTATCTGGCTGATGATCATCCCGATGCTCCTGAAGATCGACTTCGGCGCGCTCGGTTCGGTGCGGCAGCACTGGAAAGGAGTGGGCGTTACCCTCTTCGTGAACTGGGCAGTGAAGCCGTTCTCGATGGCGCTTCTCGGCACGGTGTTCATCGGCTGGCTCTTCGCGCCGCTGCTGCCCGAAGGACAGGCGTCCAGCTACATCGCCGGCCTGATCCTGCTCGCCGCCGCCCCGTGCACCGCCATGGTGTTCGTGTGGTCGAACCTTTGCGACGGCGAGCCGACCTACACGCTCAGCCAGGTCGCGCTGAACGATCTGCTCATGATCTTCCTGTTCGCGCCGCTCGTCGCCCTGTTGCTCGGCGTCGCATCGGTGACCGTCCCCTGGGACACGCTGCTCCTGTCCGTCGTGCTCTACATCGTCGTTCCCGTGATCGTCGCCCAGCTCGTCCGGGCGGCGGTGCTCGCCTCGGGCGGTCAGCTGGCGCTCGATCGGCTGCTCGGCAGGCTGGGTCCCGCCTCGCTGGTCGCGCTCCTCGCCACGCTCATCCTGCTGTTCGGCTTCCAGGGCGAGCAGATCGTCCGCCAGCCGCTGGTCATCGCATTGCTGGCGGTGCCGATCCTGATCCAGGTCTATTTCAACGCGGGCATCGCCTATTGGCTGTCGCGGCGTTTCGGCGTCGCCTGGTGCGTCGCCGCCCCCGCCGCGCTGATCGGCGCGTCGAACTTCTTCGAACTGGCAGTCGCTGCGGCGATCTCGCTGTTCGGCCTCCACTCGGGCGCCGCGCTCGCGACCGTGGTCGGCGTCCTCGTCGAAGTGCCGGTCATGCTCTCGGTCGTCGCGATCGTGAAGCGTACGCGCCCGTGGTACGAAGCCGCATGA
- the arsC gene encoding arsenate reductase (glutaredoxin) (This arsenate reductase requires both glutathione and glutaredoxin to convert arsenate to arsenite, after which the efflux transporter formed by ArsA and ArsB can extrude the arsenite from the cell, providing resistance.), translating to MTADIIIYHNPECGTSRNTLAMIRNAGIEPHVVEYLKTPPARAQLVQLIERAGITPRALLREKGTPYGELGLADETLSDDGLIDAMMAHPILINRPLVVTPLGVKLCRPSEAVLDILPQPQQGAFSKEDGEQVVDASGERLV from the coding sequence ATGACCGCTGACATCATCATCTATCACAATCCCGAGTGCGGGACGTCGCGCAACACGCTGGCGATGATCCGCAACGCCGGCATCGAGCCGCACGTCGTCGAGTATCTGAAGACGCCGCCGGCCCGCGCGCAGCTCGTGCAGCTGATCGAGCGCGCCGGGATCACGCCGCGCGCGCTGCTTCGCGAGAAGGGCACGCCCTATGGCGAGCTCGGCCTGGCCGACGAGACCCTGAGCGACGACGGTCTGATCGACGCGATGATGGCGCATCCGATCCTGATCAACCGGCCGCTCGTCGTGACCCCGCTAGGCGTGAAGCTTTGCCGCCCCTCCGAAGCGGTCCTCGACATCCTGCCGCAACCGCAGCAGGGCGCGTTCTCCAAGGAAGATGGCGAGCAGGTCGTCGACGCCAGCGGCGAGCGGCTGGTCTGA
- a CDS encoding ArsR/SmtB family transcription factor, protein MDQDSAIEILAALAHPTRLSTFRLLVRHEPNGLSTGELADALALSQSTFSTHLAVLAKAGLVQSDKQGRHFIQRVRIDALRDLMTFLAKDCCQGRAELCEPLVAELTTCC, encoded by the coding sequence ATGGACCAGGACAGCGCCATCGAAATCCTCGCCGCTCTTGCGCATCCCACGCGGCTGTCGACTTTCCGCCTGCTGGTACGGCACGAGCCCAACGGCCTTTCGACGGGGGAGCTCGCCGACGCGCTGGCGCTGTCGCAGAGCACCTTTTCCACCCATCTCGCCGTGCTTGCCAAGGCGGGCCTCGTTCAGTCCGACAAGCAGGGTCGCCACTTCATCCAGCGGGTGCGCATCGACGCGCTGCGGGACCTGATGACCTTTCTGGCCAAGGACTGCTGCCAGGGCCGCGCGGAGCTTTGCGAGCCGCTTGTCGCCGAACTCACCACCTGCTGCTGA
- a CDS encoding RNA polymerase sigma factor: MKGPATFPLAALRAAEPDAVDIDRLYRSERSSLIRFFARNRASAHEAEDLAQEAFLRLARAEDGPASIARPASYLRQIGRNLLKDRVRSAEFRHMAPDADVEHAISDIDELGRLEARDSLRRLETAMIRLKPRSRDIFLAHRLDGMTYLEIAEKTGLSVKRVEKIMSKTIGQLTRFMEQDA; the protein is encoded by the coding sequence GTGAAGGGGCCGGCGACGTTTCCGTTGGCCGCGCTTCGTGCCGCCGAGCCGGACGCGGTCGATATCGACCGGCTGTACCGCAGCGAGCGTTCGTCGCTGATCCGCTTCTTCGCGCGCAACCGTGCATCGGCGCACGAAGCCGAAGACCTCGCACAGGAAGCCTTTCTGCGGCTTGCCCGCGCCGAGGACGGTCCGGCCTCGATCGCGAGGCCCGCAAGCTATCTGCGCCAGATCGGCCGCAACCTGCTCAAGGACCGGGTGCGATCCGCCGAGTTCCGGCACATGGCGCCCGATGCCGATGTGGAGCACGCCATTTCGGACATTGATGAGCTTGGCCGCCTGGAAGCGCGCGATAGTCTGCGCCGGCTCGAGACAGCCATGATTCGTCTCAAGCCGCGGTCGAGGGATATCTTCCTCGCCCACCGTCTTGATGGCATGACCTATCTCGAAATCGCGGAGAAGACGGGGTTGAGCGTGAAACGCGTCGAGAAGATCATGTCGAAGACGATCGGGCAGCTGACGCGCTTCATGGAGCAGGATGCCTGA
- a CDS encoding FecR family protein, whose translation MPGGEDAREEATRWWGRMHGPHAEASRAEFERWRAADARNAAEYAALERTWTLAEGLGATAVGRDRSLKPQPRPLAWATAPRLALAAAAMIVIALFVTLQPGRNPNLSLVSVAHATSVGEIRTVKLPDGSSVTLDTDTRVEVAFDDKVRKVRLQRGRARFDIRPEPARAFLVEAGGKIVSAPQGNFDVQAAPAGLSVASLRDALEVRRQTEGLDAKAGLRIQPGQAVRFAASGEPLAPAGPAEKGSDQWVSGMLVFHGAPLSAVLEETNRYASRGIALGEPSLGAIKVTGAFRPLPVDQLAASLAAALKLRVQRDADGNLTLVRP comes from the coding sequence ATGCCGGGCGGCGAGGACGCGCGCGAGGAAGCCACACGCTGGTGGGGGCGCATGCACGGGCCCCATGCGGAGGCGTCGCGCGCCGAGTTCGAACGCTGGCGCGCGGCGGACGCGCGAAACGCCGCCGAATATGCCGCGCTCGAGCGGACCTGGACACTGGCGGAAGGCCTGGGCGCCACCGCGGTCGGTCGGGACCGGTCACTCAAGCCGCAGCCGCGCCCGCTCGCCTGGGCCACCGCGCCTCGTCTCGCGCTCGCTGCCGCCGCGATGATCGTCATCGCGCTGTTCGTGACCCTCCAGCCCGGACGCAACCCGAACCTCTCCCTCGTATCCGTGGCGCACGCGACCTCGGTCGGCGAGATCCGCACGGTGAAGCTGCCTGACGGGTCGTCGGTAACGCTCGACACCGACACGCGGGTTGAGGTCGCGTTCGACGACAAGGTCCGCAAGGTCAGGCTGCAGCGCGGTCGTGCGCGTTTCGACATCCGGCCCGAGCCCGCACGCGCGTTCCTCGTCGAGGCGGGCGGGAAGATTGTCTCGGCTCCGCAGGGGAATTTCGACGTCCAGGCAGCACCGGCCGGGCTTTCGGTCGCGTCGCTGCGGGACGCTCTGGAGGTCCGGCGGCAGACGGAAGGCCTGGATGCAAAGGCGGGACTGCGCATCCAGCCCGGACAGGCTGTGCGCTTCGCCGCGAGCGGCGAGCCCCTTGCACCCGCCGGGCCGGCCGAGAAGGGGAGCGACCAATGGGTATCGGGAATGCTGGTTTTCCACGGCGCGCCCTTGTCGGCGGTGCTTGAGGAAACCAATCGCTACGCTTCGCGCGGCATTGCGCTCGGCGAGCCGTCACTCGGCGCGATCAAGGTCACCGGAGCCTTCCGTCCGCTTCCCGTGGATCAACTTGCGGCAAGCCTTGCTGCAGCCCTCAAGCTTCGAGTCCAGCGCGACGCCGACGGCAATCTGACGCTCGTCCGACCCTAG